In Synechocystis sp. PCC 6714, the following are encoded in one genomic region:
- the trxA gene encoding thioredoxin, producing the protein MSATPQVSDASFKEDVLDSELPVLVDFWAPWCGPCRMVAPVVDEISQQYEGKVKVVKLNTDENPNTASQYGIRSIPTLMIFKGGQRVDMVVGAVPKTTLASTLEKYL; encoded by the coding sequence ATGAGTGCTACCCCTCAAGTTTCCGACGCAAGTTTCAAAGAGGACGTATTAGACAGCGAGTTGCCCGTGCTCGTAGACTTTTGGGCTCCCTGGTGTGGCCCTTGTCGCATGGTGGCCCCCGTCGTTGATGAAATCTCACAACAGTACGAAGGCAAGGTCAAAGTCGTTAAATTAAACACCGACGAGAACCCCAATACAGCTAGTCAGTATGGCATCCGCAGTATCCCCACCCTAATGATTTTCAAAGGGGGCCAGAGAGTAGACATGGTGGTGGGAGCTGTGCCCAAAACCACCCTCGCCAGCACCCTAGAAAAATATCTTTAA
- a CDS encoding NAD(P)/FAD-dependent oxidoreductase yields MQRTVIVVGGGAAGFFGAINCARQMPDGQVILLEAGAKFLAKVRISGGGRCNVTHHCFDPAQLVQNYPRGGKALRGAFSRFQPQQTIAWFGAEGVQLKTEADGRMFPVTDDSATIVDCLLSTARRSGVELKNRSPVQGLDKVENQFRVTLKSGEIINGDRLLLATGSNPLGYRWAVQLGHTIQSPVPSLFTFNIEDARLTDLAGVSVENALVSLDAKFKGTYCQQGPVLITHWGLSGPAVLKLSAWGARVLQESDYEYPLWLNWLPGISAQESMAQWQATKQNHPRKQIANFTPTALPKRLWQRLTEQAAIKPGQCWADFSRVQERQLAENIHRYQCRIKGKGVFKEEFVTCGGITLKEVDFKTMASRCCPGLHFAGEILDVDGITGGFNFQNAWTTGWLAAQAMASP; encoded by the coding sequence ATGCAACGAACTGTAATTGTGGTGGGGGGCGGGGCGGCTGGTTTTTTTGGAGCCATTAATTGTGCTCGACAAATGCCAGATGGACAAGTGATTTTATTGGAAGCGGGGGCCAAATTTTTAGCCAAAGTGCGTATTTCCGGGGGCGGTCGCTGTAATGTTACCCACCATTGTTTTGATCCGGCACAGTTAGTGCAAAACTATCCCCGGGGGGGCAAAGCTCTACGGGGAGCGTTTAGTCGTTTTCAACCTCAACAAACGATCGCCTGGTTTGGGGCGGAAGGGGTGCAACTGAAAACGGAAGCGGACGGGCGGATGTTTCCTGTTACGGATGACTCAGCTACCATTGTGGATTGTTTACTATCAACGGCCCGGCGATCGGGGGTGGAGCTAAAAAATAGATCGCCAGTGCAGGGATTGGATAAAGTAGAGAATCAATTCCGGGTAACGCTTAAATCGGGGGAAATAATTAATGGAGATCGTCTCTTACTGGCCACGGGCAGTAATCCTTTAGGCTATCGCTGGGCAGTACAATTGGGACACACAATTCAATCCCCTGTACCCTCATTATTTACCTTTAATATCGAAGATGCTCGTCTAACCGATTTAGCTGGGGTGAGTGTGGAAAATGCCCTAGTGAGTTTAGACGCAAAATTTAAGGGGACCTATTGTCAGCAAGGCCCCGTGTTGATTACCCATTGGGGATTGAGTGGCCCAGCGGTGTTAAAACTTTCTGCCTGGGGAGCAAGGGTTTTACAGGAATCAGATTACGAATACCCTCTTTGGCTCAATTGGTTGCCCGGAATTAGTGCCCAGGAATCCATGGCCCAATGGCAAGCAACTAAACAAAACCATCCCCGCAAACAAATTGCTAACTTTACCCCCACTGCCCTACCAAAAAGACTTTGGCAGAGGTTGACGGAACAGGCAGCCATTAAACCGGGGCAATGCTGGGCGGATTTTTCCAGAGTTCAGGAACGACAGTTGGCGGAAAATATCCATCGTTATCAATGTCGGATTAAAGGCAAAGGGGTATTCAAAGAAGAATTTGTCACCTGTGGGGGCATTACCCTCAAGGAAGTCGATTTTAAGACCATGGCCAGCCGTTGTTGCCCAGGATTGCATTTTGCTGGGGAAATTCTTGATGTGGATGGCATTACCGGCGGTTTTAACTTCCAAAATGCCTGGACTACGGGGTGGTTGGCGGCCCAAGCCATGGCCAGTCCTTAA
- the pyk gene encoding pyruvate kinase: protein MRPLSHRTKIVATIGPASSSVEVIRRMVDAGMNVARLNFSHGSYEDHATMVRLLRSVEQEMDTPITLLQDLQGPKIRIGQLPGGEKQLREGEEICLVPVEIGDRHAGAVGIDYPHLATEAKVGERILLDDGLLEMKVIAIKDPQVICEVVTGGILKSRKGVNLPGLVLALPSMTAKDKQDLEFGLSQGIDWVSLSFVRKGEDIHALKQFLAERGHPDLPVIAKIEKPQAIDNLEEIIAASNGIMVARGDLGVEVNPEKVPRLQKEIIRRCNIRAIPVITATQMLDSMIYNSRPTRAEASDVANAILDGTDAVMLSGESAVGQYPVKSVQMLRKIAEETELGLHFINHAPTANTETHALSEALLVIDDILALKYIVTFTTSGFTSLLASNQRPSVPVIAFTPSEHVYHRLNLVWGIIPFLINEEFDTFEDLIQQAEMLLKDRKMAKKGDQLLIMAGIPTKIPRGTNFLKIHRIS from the coding sequence ATGAGACCCCTAAGCCATCGCACCAAAATTGTGGCCACCATTGGCCCGGCTAGCAGCTCGGTGGAAGTGATACGCCGGATGGTGGATGCAGGTATGAATGTGGCCCGGCTGAACTTTTCCCACGGCAGTTATGAAGACCATGCCACTATGGTCCGCCTACTGCGGTCGGTGGAGCAGGAAATGGACACCCCCATTACCCTTTTGCAGGATTTACAGGGGCCCAAAATTCGGATTGGTCAGTTGCCGGGGGGTGAAAAACAACTGCGAGAAGGGGAAGAGATATGTTTGGTGCCAGTGGAAATTGGCGATCGCCATGCTGGGGCAGTGGGTATTGACTATCCCCATTTGGCGACAGAAGCAAAGGTGGGGGAGAGGATCCTATTGGACGATGGTTTGCTGGAGATGAAAGTGATAGCTATCAAAGATCCCCAAGTGATTTGTGAAGTGGTGACGGGGGGCATACTTAAAAGCCGCAAAGGGGTTAACCTGCCGGGATTAGTGCTCGCCCTACCCTCCATGACTGCCAAGGACAAGCAAGACCTCGAATTTGGACTGAGCCAAGGCATTGACTGGGTTTCCCTTAGTTTTGTTCGCAAAGGGGAAGACATCCATGCCCTCAAGCAATTTCTCGCTGAACGGGGCCATCCCGATCTGCCCGTCATTGCCAAAATTGAAAAGCCCCAGGCGATCGACAATCTAGAAGAAATTATTGCCGCTTCCAACGGCATCATGGTAGCCCGGGGGGATTTAGGGGTAGAGGTGAATCCAGAAAAAGTGCCGCGCCTACAAAAAGAAATTATCCGTCGTTGCAACATACGGGCGATTCCAGTAATCACCGCCACCCAAATGCTAGACAGCATGATTTACAATTCTCGCCCCACCAGGGCTGAAGCCAGCGACGTGGCCAATGCCATTTTAGATGGCACCGATGCGGTGATGTTATCGGGGGAGTCGGCGGTGGGACAATATCCAGTCAAATCAGTGCAAATGCTGCGAAAAATTGCCGAGGAAACGGAATTAGGTTTGCATTTTATTAACCATGCCCCCACTGCTAACACGGAAACCCATGCCCTCAGCGAAGCTCTGCTGGTCATTGATGATATTTTAGCCTTGAAATACATTGTGACTTTCACTACCTCAGGCTTCACTTCCCTATTAGCTTCCAACCAACGCCCATCAGTACCGGTGATTGCCTTTACCCCTTCAGAACATGTTTACCATCGACTCAATCTAGTCTGGGGCATTATTCCATTTTTAATTAACGAGGAATTCGACACCTTCGAGGATTTGATTCAACAAGCAGAGATGCTACTTAAGGATCGGAAAATGGCGAAAAAGGGTGATCAGCTCTTAATTATGGCCGGAATTCCGACAAAAATACCCAGGGGCACCAATTTTTTGAAAATCCATCGTATTTCGTAA
- a CDS encoding DUF6439 family protein, with protein sequence MIPFASQTSSLVSHPEFSTLELAQALAERLAIAPQDWHRLKGNRQAQAGQELAAALVYLLKDNAPEALIHLQQAEGWLDRSLTAPPCPTHGSQAKKA encoded by the coding sequence ATGATTCCCTTTGCCTCCCAAACCTCTTCCCTGGTCAGTCATCCTGAATTTTCTACTTTGGAACTGGCCCAAGCCCTAGCAGAAAGATTGGCGATCGCCCCCCAAGATTGGCACCGTTTAAAGGGTAACCGTCAAGCCCAGGCGGGACAGGAATTGGCGGCGGCGTTGGTGTATCTGCTCAAAGACAATGCCCCGGAAGCGTTAATCCATCTCCAACAGGCAGAAGGTTGGTTGGATCGGAGTTTGACTGCGCCCCCCTGTCCAACCCATGGCAGTCAGGCCAAAAAAGCTTAG
- a CDS encoding phosphoribosylanthranilate isomerase, giving the protein MAMEVKICGLRHPAQAQAIAALGFTTLGFICVETSPRYVSPKEIQSVLHSLTAYQGLLAIGVFANVSLAVIGQFCAQTNLNGIQLHGDEPPDFCLQVKREFPQHRLIKALRLRRSDDLQRAEDYYGAVDVLLLDAYHPEQLGGTGQTLPWQNLQRFQPPLTWWLAGGLTPANVGEALKLMRPDGIDLSSGVERAPADKDLAKVTQLRFQLDALPTF; this is encoded by the coding sequence ATGGCCATGGAGGTAAAAATTTGCGGTTTACGTCATCCTGCCCAAGCCCAGGCGATCGCCGCTTTGGGATTCACCACCCTGGGATTTATTTGCGTGGAAACGTCCCCCCGTTACGTCAGCCCAAAGGAAATCCAATCAGTGCTGCACAGTTTAACTGCCTATCAAGGCCTGTTGGCGATCGGGGTATTTGCTAATGTCTCTCTGGCAGTAATAGGCCAGTTTTGCGCCCAAACTAACCTCAACGGTATTCAACTCCACGGCGATGAACCCCCTGACTTTTGTCTTCAGGTCAAACGGGAATTTCCCCAACATAGATTAATCAAAGCCCTCCGACTCCGGCGATCGGATGATTTGCAACGGGCAGAAGACTATTACGGCGCAGTGGATGTTTTATTACTTGATGCTTACCACCCTGAACAATTGGGAGGCACTGGGCAAACTCTACCCTGGCAAAATTTACAACGGTTCCAGCCGCCCTTGACTTGGTGGTTAGCGGGGGGATTAACTCCCGCCAATGTGGGAGAAGCGCTAAAGCTAATGCGGCCAGACGGCATTGACCTTTCCAGTGGTGTGGAACGGGCCCCAGCGGATAAAGATTTAGCCAAAGTGACCCAGTTGCGCTTTCAGTTGGATGCCCTGCCAACTTTTTGA
- a CDS encoding DMT family transporter: MQIESKTDFTNFNLRSGLTLIAPFFLWGTAMVAMKGVLADTTPFFVATVRLIPAGILVLLWAMAQKRSQPKDWQGWGWIILFAVVDGTLFQGFLAQGLERTGAGLGSVIIDSQPIAVALLSSWLFKEVIGGIGWLGLLLGVGGISLIGLPDEWFYQLWHLQGLSINWSGSALGNSGELWMLLASLSMAVGTVLIPFVSRRVDPVVATGWHMIIGGLPLLAIALVEDSQPWRNIDLWGWGNLAYATVFGSAIAYGIFFYLASRGNLTSLSSLTFLTPIFALSFGNLILGEKLSSLQWLGVAFTLVSIYLINQREQLKVQLRDIWGLVRKPAVND, encoded by the coding sequence ATGCAGATTGAATCGAAAACAGATTTTACTAATTTTAATCTCCGTTCCGGGTTAACCCTGATTGCGCCGTTTTTCCTCTGGGGAACGGCCATGGTAGCCATGAAGGGGGTTTTGGCTGACACTACGCCCTTTTTCGTGGCCACGGTGCGCCTCATACCAGCGGGCATACTGGTTTTACTCTGGGCCATGGCACAGAAGCGTTCCCAACCCAAGGATTGGCAAGGCTGGGGCTGGATTATTTTGTTTGCAGTGGTTGATGGGACTCTGTTTCAGGGATTCTTGGCCCAAGGATTGGAGCGTACGGGGGCGGGCTTAGGCTCGGTAATTATTGATTCCCAGCCGATCGCCGTTGCATTACTCTCCAGTTGGTTATTTAAAGAGGTAATTGGTGGTATTGGCTGGCTGGGACTACTGCTGGGGGTAGGGGGGATCAGCTTGATTGGGCTGCCCGATGAATGGTTTTATCAGCTTTGGCATCTCCAGGGTTTAAGCATTAATTGGAGTGGATCTGCCCTGGGTAATAGTGGGGAACTGTGGATGTTGTTGGCGTCCCTCTCCATGGCGGTGGGGACAGTGCTGATTCCCTTTGTCAGCCGTCGGGTGGATCCGGTGGTGGCTACGGGGTGGCATATGATCATTGGCGGTTTGCCTCTGTTGGCGATCGCCTTGGTGGAGGACAGTCAACCTTGGCGCAATATTGACCTGTGGGGTTGGGGAAATTTAGCCTACGCAACGGTGTTTGGCAGTGCCATTGCCTACGGTATTTTTTTCTACCTTGCATCTAGGGGTAATTTGACCAGCTTGAGTTCCCTCACTTTTTTAACACCCATTTTTGCGCTGAGCTTTGGTAATTTGATTTTGGGAGAAAAGCTGAGTTCCCTACAGTGGTTAGGGGTCGCTTTTACCTTGGTGAGCATTTATTTAATCAACCAACGGGAACAATTAAAGGTACAACTGCGGGATATTTGGGGCTTGGTTCGCAAACCGGCGGTTAATGATTAA
- a CDS encoding septal ring lytic transglycosylase RlpA family protein, with amino-acid sequence MKGINVCRSIAGVIGTASLTTLVWGNCPSGLMALNVDAPADAPTTVSENNSSLAPLESSLTAASSTAASTFQDTELISLVPHQGPGSRLAVTLRINQIPVVTFLGTKAELIALSNDQDTDTMERAQTVARRIDELSGAESFDAGKIKVGLDAGTKQLVVKAEDKILLTINKNTVLPEKSLSAPETALQTANRLRRLLGGVDPIVSLPAAMQVARVNTFDAAATIQRIRGGIASWYGPGFHGRRTANGERFNQNALTAAHRTLPFGTRVKVTNLRNGQSVIVRINDRGPFTGGRVIDLSAGAARAIGIHSSGVGNVALDIVQ; translated from the coding sequence ATGAAAGGAATTAACGTTTGTCGCTCGATCGCCGGTGTTATTGGCACAGCGAGTTTGACAACCCTGGTTTGGGGTAACTGCCCTTCTGGATTGATGGCTTTGAATGTCGATGCCCCAGCTGATGCTCCAACCACCGTTTCAGAGAATAATTCTTCTCTAGCTCCCTTAGAATCTTCCCTTACCGCCGCCTCTTCCACTGCGGCAAGCACTTTCCAAGACACTGAACTAATTTCTTTAGTTCCCCACCAGGGCCCGGGAAGTCGTCTGGCTGTCACCCTGCGGATCAACCAAATCCCAGTGGTTACCTTTTTGGGCACCAAAGCTGAATTAATCGCCCTCAGCAATGACCAAGATACCGACACCATGGAGCGGGCCCAAACCGTTGCCCGTCGTATTGATGAACTGAGCGGGGCCGAATCTTTCGATGCCGGCAAGATTAAAGTGGGTTTAGATGCCGGCACAAAACAGTTGGTGGTTAAAGCTGAAGATAAAATTCTGCTGACTATCAACAAAAATACTGTTTTGCCAGAAAAATCCCTTTCTGCTCCGGAAACTGCCCTACAAACCGCTAACCGCTTGCGCCGTCTATTGGGGGGAGTGGACCCCATCGTTTCTTTGCCCGCTGCAATGCAGGTGGCCCGGGTGAACACCTTTGACGCCGCCGCCACGATCCAACGCATCAGAGGGGGAATTGCTTCCTGGTATGGCCCTGGATTCCATGGCCGACGCACTGCCAACGGTGAACGTTTCAACCAAAATGCCTTGACAGCGGCCCACCGGACTTTGCCCTTTGGTACCAGGGTGAAAGTAACCAATCTCCGCAACGGCCAGTCTGTGATAGTGCGTATTAATGACCGGGGACCCTTCACCGGAGGCCGGGTAATTGACCTTTCCGCCGGGGCTGCCAGGGCGATCGGCATCCACAGCAGTGGAGTGGGCAACGTTGCACTGGACATTGTGCAGTAA
- the psb32 gene encoding photosystem II repair protein Psb32, with protein MTVAPHRHLSATGSYQRFLSFLFLALILLGFQSLPAWATGVYDLPILTSGSKTFLVDQAEAISLANENRLNGDLKKLAQSSGQEVRFVVIRRLDFDATIDGFVNELFERWYPDEASQSNQTLLVLDTLTNSTALRRGKGAKTLLTDEMVDSLLRETLAVPLKDGAKYNQALIEADKRLSAILAGQPDPGPPVLAEISLEGTFTTAEETDDTSATIWVVVLLALATLIPMVTYFWYVGLPGR; from the coding sequence ATGACTGTCGCCCCTCACCGTCACCTCAGTGCCACTGGTTCTTATCAGCGTTTTCTCAGTTTTCTTTTTTTAGCCCTAATCCTGTTGGGGTTTCAGTCCCTCCCCGCTTGGGCCACAGGAGTTTACGATCTGCCGATTTTAACGTCTGGTTCTAAGACTTTTCTAGTCGATCAGGCAGAAGCAATTAGTCTTGCCAACGAAAATAGACTCAATGGCGATCTGAAAAAGCTAGCCCAGTCCAGTGGCCAGGAAGTCCGGTTTGTGGTCATTCGCCGTCTAGACTTTGATGCCACCATTGATGGTTTTGTTAATGAATTGTTTGAGCGTTGGTATCCCGACGAAGCTAGTCAAAGTAATCAAACTCTATTAGTACTGGACACTCTGACCAACAGCACTGCTTTGCGTCGGGGAAAGGGAGCCAAGACTTTGCTGACCGATGAGATGGTGGATAGTTTGTTGCGGGAAACCCTAGCGGTACCCCTCAAGGATGGAGCCAAGTATAACCAGGCTCTAATTGAAGCGGATAAACGTTTAAGCGCCATTTTGGCTGGCCAGCCCGATCCGGGCCCCCCAGTCCTTGCAGAAATTAGCTTGGAAGGAACCTTTACCACAGCAGAGGAAACCGATGATACCAGTGCAACCATTTGGGTGGTGGTGCTATTAGCGTTGGCCACTTTAATCCCCATGGTGACCTACTTTTGGTATGTGGGCTTGCCAGGACGGTAA
- a CDS encoding L-threonylcarbamoyladenylate synthase, whose protein sequence is MPLVSQQDLVTAAIAAQVVSFPTDTVPALAVRPQNSALIYELKQREATKPLILMAATLEQIWPYLEGNERERKIWQGTMDIYWPGALTLVLPGSQDLPREINPRQDRTIGVRIPHEAIALEILHQTGPLATTSANLSGQPALEKLAEIAATFPSVYCLDCLDLEAEEPIGGGRPSTVAQWDTATERWQILRQGEVWLGEQLISGEEQD, encoded by the coding sequence GTGCCCCTAGTCAGTCAACAGGATTTGGTCACAGCGGCAATCGCCGCCCAGGTGGTGAGTTTTCCCACGGATACGGTGCCGGCCCTGGCCGTGCGTCCGCAAAACTCGGCCTTAATTTACGAGCTTAAGCAGCGGGAGGCTACTAAACCGTTAATTTTAATGGCAGCCACCCTGGAACAAATTTGGCCTTACTTAGAGGGCAATGAACGGGAGAGAAAGATCTGGCAGGGGACAATGGACATATATTGGCCTGGGGCGTTGACCCTCGTGCTCCCCGGTAGTCAGGATCTGCCGAGGGAAATCAATCCCCGTCAAGACCGCACCATCGGTGTCCGCATTCCCCATGAGGCGATCGCCTTGGAAATTTTGCATCAAACCGGGCCTTTGGCCACCACCAGTGCCAATCTATCCGGCCAGCCAGCCTTGGAGAAGTTAGCAGAAATTGCCGCAACTTTTCCGTCTGTGTACTGTTTAGATTGTCTCGATTTAGAAGCAGAGGAACCAATCGGTGGGGGACGACCTTCCACTGTGGCCCAATGGGATACTGCGACGGAAAGATGGCAAATTTTACGCCAGGGAGAGGTCTGGCTTGGGGAGCAGTTAATCTCCGGGGAAGAACAGGACTAA
- a CDS encoding sensor histidine kinase KdpD produces the protein MHSIATAFIRPMDELEQLRRENEALKLAHQAQQEINQYKQFFLARIAHELRSPLSSVISLQELILQGFCESPVEEKEFLEDAQTAAHRLLEMIDDLVTIAKIDYGKESLVFAPIELTSLWEELHSQIRLPVANKNLRLQIQSQEEEIWINGDRQKLLWVLRNLIDTYLQHTKAKTGEIVLESQASLSSHRVILALHFPWAGEIWSQASTMDIGSEFLRSATNGNIRPINFSASTRWQLCSTLLGKMAGTVTFKSLNPDRSTVELTLAKVMGEP, from the coding sequence TTGCATAGCATTGCCACAGCGTTTATCAGACCCATGGATGAGCTAGAACAGTTACGCCGGGAAAATGAAGCCTTAAAGTTAGCTCACCAGGCCCAGCAAGAGATTAACCAATATAAACAATTCTTTCTGGCCCGCATTGCCCATGAATTGCGATCGCCGTTGAGCAGTGTTATTAGCCTACAGGAATTGATTTTGCAGGGATTTTGTGAAAGTCCAGTGGAAGAGAAAGAATTTTTAGAAGATGCTCAAACCGCTGCCCATCGTTTACTGGAGATGATTGATGACTTAGTCACGATAGCGAAAATTGACTACGGTAAGGAATCCCTAGTTTTCGCCCCCATTGAATTGACCTCGCTATGGGAGGAGTTGCACAGCCAGATCCGTTTACCTGTTGCTAACAAAAATCTCAGGTTGCAAATTCAGTCCCAGGAGGAGGAGATCTGGATTAATGGCGATCGCCAAAAATTGCTCTGGGTTTTGCGTAATTTGATAGACACATATTTGCAACACACTAAGGCTAAAACTGGAGAGATTGTACTGGAAAGTCAAGCTTCGTTAAGCTCCCACCGGGTCATCTTGGCACTGCATTTTCCCTGGGCCGGAGAAATTTGGTCCCAAGCCAGCACCATGGACATTGGATCGGAATTTCTCCGTAGTGCCACTAATGGCAATATCCGGCCCATCAATTTCTCTGCCTCTACCCGCTGGCAACTCTGTTCTACTCTTCTTGGCAAAATGGCAGGCACAGTCACCTTCAAATCTTTAAACCCTGACCGCAGTACGGTGGAATTAACCCTAGCAAAAGTTATGGGTGAACCATGA
- the nth gene encoding endonuclease III, whose protein sequence is MSSLLRKMASKKQRATEILLILKKLYPGATCSLDYQTPVQLLVATILSAQCTDERVNKVTPALFQRYPDAHGLAYGDRQEIEELIHSTGFFRNKAKNIQGACRKIVEEFDGEVPQRMEELLTLPGVARKTANVVLAHAFGILAGVTVDTHVKRLSQRLGLTKATDPIRIERDLMKLIPQPDWENYSIHIIYHGRAVCGARKPLCGKCQLAHLCPSVQV, encoded by the coding sequence ATGAGTAGTTTGTTGCGGAAAATGGCCAGCAAAAAACAACGGGCGACGGAAATTCTGCTCATCCTGAAAAAACTTTACCCCGGTGCCACCTGTAGCCTGGACTATCAAACTCCAGTGCAATTACTAGTGGCCACCATCCTTTCCGCCCAATGCACCGATGAACGGGTCAATAAGGTCACCCCGGCCCTATTTCAACGTTATCCCGATGCCCATGGATTAGCCTACGGCGATCGCCAGGAAATAGAGGAGTTAATCCATTCCACCGGTTTTTTCCGCAATAAAGCTAAAAATATCCAGGGAGCCTGCCGTAAAATTGTCGAAGAATTTGACGGGGAAGTGCCCCAACGGATGGAAGAATTGCTCACCCTGCCGGGGGTAGCCCGCAAAACCGCCAATGTAGTGCTAGCCCACGCCTTCGGAATTTTGGCAGGGGTAACCGTTGACACCCATGTTAAACGTCTCAGCCAAAGATTAGGTTTAACCAAAGCCACTGATCCCATCCGCATTGAGCGGGATTTGATGAAGCTTATTCCCCAACCGGATTGGGAAAACTATTCCATCCACATCATTTACCATGGCCGGGCAGTGTGCGGTGCCCGTAAACCCCTCTGTGGCAAGTGTCAGTTGGCCCATCTCTGCCCCAGCGTTCAAGTATAG
- the rseP gene encoding RIP metalloprotease RseP produces the protein MSVLAALAAIGVLAVLIAVHELGHFAAARLQGIHVTRFALGFGPPLLKYQGPETEYSIRAIPLGGYVAFPDDDPDSDIPADDPDLLKNRPILDRAIVISAGVIANLVFAYFLLIGQVSTIGFQNIQPGLVIPQVDSASAAQVAGVEPGDIVLSLQGETLPSFPDATDEFIDTIRRSPSLPITIEVQRGEATKTLTITPIPDPQGNGKIGVALLPNVETKRASNPLEALTYSAEAFERIVKLTAQGFWQLISNFADNASQVAGPVKIVEYGANIARADASNLFQFGALISINLAVINILPLPALDGGQLVFLIIEGLLGKPLPEKFQMGVMQTGLVLLLSLGVFLIVRDTLNLTFVQEFLPSFTGYE, from the coding sequence ATGTCAGTTTTAGCGGCTTTGGCGGCGATCGGAGTTTTAGCGGTATTAATTGCGGTCCATGAGCTGGGACACTTTGCGGCGGCTCGTTTGCAGGGTATTCATGTAACCCGCTTTGCCCTGGGGTTTGGGCCACCATTGTTGAAATATCAGGGGCCAGAGACAGAATATTCCATTCGGGCTATTCCCTTGGGGGGCTACGTGGCTTTTCCCGACGATGATCCCGATAGTGACATTCCCGCCGATGATCCCGATTTGCTCAAAAACCGACCCATTTTAGACCGGGCCATTGTCATTAGTGCCGGAGTCATTGCTAATTTGGTGTTTGCCTATTTTCTCCTCATTGGCCAGGTGAGCACCATTGGTTTCCAGAATATTCAGCCCGGTTTGGTAATTCCTCAAGTGGACTCCGCTTCGGCGGCCCAGGTGGCTGGGGTGGAACCAGGGGATATAGTCCTTTCCCTCCAGGGTGAAACCTTACCCAGTTTTCCCGATGCCACAGATGAATTTATCGACACTATCCGGCGATCGCCATCTCTTCCCATCACCATTGAAGTTCAACGGGGCGAGGCAACAAAAACCCTAACCATTACTCCGATCCCAGACCCCCAGGGTAACGGCAAAATCGGCGTGGCCCTCCTACCCAATGTGGAAACCAAACGGGCTAGTAATCCCCTGGAAGCTTTAACCTACAGTGCTGAAGCCTTTGAACGCATTGTTAAGCTGACCGCCCAAGGATTTTGGCAATTAATCAGTAATTTTGCCGACAACGCTTCCCAAGTGGCGGGGCCCGTGAAAATTGTTGAGTATGGGGCCAACATTGCCCGGGCCGATGCCAGTAACCTTTTCCAGTTTGGGGCGCTGATTAGTATTAACTTGGCTGTGATTAACATTCTGCCCCTACCTGCTCTGGATGGAGGACAATTGGTCTTCCTGATAATTGAAGGATTATTGGGCAAACCCCTTCCGGAAAAATTCCAGATGGGGGTAATGCAAACGGGGTTGGTGTTACTACTAAGCCTAGGGGTATTTCTCATTGTGCGGGATACCCTCAATTTGACCTTCGTGCAGGAGTTTTTGCCCTCTTTCACTGGTTATGAGTAG